One stretch of Paenibacillus sp. AN1007 DNA includes these proteins:
- a CDS encoding LysE family transporter produces the protein MNILSFLIYCTVVTFTPGPSNIVILSSAQKVGARRTMPYVWGATLAFGMLLIASTFLNQLLANILPGILQFMQVIGSIYMLYLAYQVYRMGSTEEVPQAILGFWNGVMMQFVNPKVVLFTFTVIPAYVLPYTDAESWSAFFYVMLITCIGFLAYSSWVVFGTIFRSLLNRYQRTCSMLMALFLIYSAIIVSGLI, from the coding sequence ATGAATATTCTTTCTTTTTTAATCTACTGCACCGTTGTTACGTTCACACCCGGCCCCAGCAATATTGTGATTCTTTCTTCTGCTCAAAAGGTAGGTGCACGCCGCACCATGCCCTATGTCTGGGGAGCCACTTTGGCTTTTGGCATGCTGCTGATCGCCTCTACTTTTCTGAATCAGCTTCTCGCTAACATCTTGCCGGGCATATTACAGTTTATGCAGGTGATCGGCAGCATCTACATGCTGTACCTTGCATATCAAGTCTATCGAATGGGCTCTACCGAGGAAGTTCCGCAGGCCATTTTGGGCTTTTGGAACGGTGTCATGATGCAGTTTGTGAATCCCAAAGTGGTACTGTTTACGTTTACCGTCATTCCGGCCTATGTACTTCCCTACACGGATGCAGAATCCTGGTCTGCGTTCTTCTATGTTATGCTGATTACATGTATTGGTTTTCTGGCGTACTCGAGCTGGGTTGTGTTCGGCACTATTTTTCGGTCCTTATTGAACCGATACCAGCGAACATGCAGTATGCTGATGGCACTTTTTTTGATATACTCAGCCATTATCGTGTCAGGTCTGATCTAA
- a CDS encoding glycoside hydrolase family 1 protein, producing the protein MKMKDGFFWGGATAANQFEGGWDRDGKGPSTADRMTGGTHTTPRRITPVLEEGTYYPSHEAVDFYGHYKEDIAMMAEMGFKMFRMSINWSRIYPNGDDLEPNEEGLKFYDNVFAELKKYNIEPLVTISHYETPFGLTQKYNGWASREVIEFYIRYCTTLFNRYKDQVKYWLTFNEINCLTMPIGAYMAGGLLFEGKETLTDGVDQPQTRFQALHHQFVASAKAVKLGHEINPDFKIGCMVAFMTTYPNTCNPDDILRAQKKDQLSNMICGDVQVRGAYPGFAKRFFAEEGIEIQMQPEDEQTLREGCVDFYSFSYYMSLVESADASLDRAEGNLLGGIKNPYLEASDWGWQIDPKGLRYTLNHLYDRYQVPLMVVENGLGAVDVVEEDGSIQDDYRIDYLKGHIEQMKEAVADGVDLIAYTMWGCIDLVSASTGEMKKRYGFIHVNKDNDGHGDLSRTPKKSFYWYKNVIASNGEEL; encoded by the coding sequence ATGAAAATGAAGGACGGATTCTTTTGGGGCGGTGCTACGGCTGCCAATCAGTTTGAAGGCGGATGGGATCGGGACGGCAAAGGACCGAGCACAGCAGATAGGATGACAGGAGGAACACATACCACGCCCCGCCGAATTACACCTGTACTTGAAGAAGGTACCTATTATCCGAGCCATGAAGCGGTTGATTTTTATGGACATTATAAAGAAGACATTGCGATGATGGCCGAGATGGGTTTCAAAATGTTTCGCATGTCGATCAATTGGTCTCGCATTTACCCGAACGGTGACGATCTGGAGCCAAACGAAGAAGGTTTGAAGTTCTACGATAACGTCTTTGCCGAGTTGAAAAAATATAATATTGAGCCTTTGGTGACGATCTCTCACTACGAGACACCGTTTGGCCTCACACAAAAATATAACGGCTGGGCTTCTCGTGAAGTAATCGAGTTTTACATCCGCTACTGTACAACCTTGTTCAACCGTTATAAGGATCAGGTAAAATACTGGCTGACCTTTAATGAAATCAACTGTCTGACCATGCCGATTGGTGCATATATGGCAGGTGGATTGTTGTTTGAGGGCAAAGAAACATTGACGGACGGAGTAGATCAGCCACAGACTCGGTTCCAAGCGCTGCATCATCAATTCGTGGCCAGTGCCAAAGCGGTGAAGCTGGGGCACGAGATCAACCCGGATTTCAAAATCGGCTGTATGGTTGCTTTCATGACAACGTATCCGAATACGTGTAATCCTGACGATATTTTGCGTGCGCAGAAGAAAGATCAGTTGTCCAACATGATCTGTGGCGACGTACAGGTTCGGGGAGCATATCCAGGATTCGCAAAACGTTTCTTCGCAGAAGAAGGCATCGAGATTCAAATGCAGCCGGAAGACGAGCAGACGCTGCGTGAAGGCTGTGTAGATTTCTACTCCTTCAGTTATTATATGTCTCTCGTAGAGAGTGCGGATGCATCGCTGGATCGAGCGGAAGGAAATCTGCTGGGTGGTATCAAGAATCCATATCTTGAAGCCTCCGACTGGGGATGGCAGATTGATCCGAAGGGGCTGCGCTACACGCTGAATCATCTGTATGATCGTTATCAGGTGCCATTAATGGTGGTGGAGAATGGGCTCGGCGCGGTCGATGTCGTAGAAGAAGATGGTTCTATTCAGGATGACTACCGGATTGATTATCTGAAAGGTCATATTGAGCAGATGAAAGAAGCGGTTGCGGACGGTGTAGACCTGATTGCATATACAATGTGGGGCTGTATTGACCTTGTAAGTGCTTCGACTGGAGAGATGAAGAAACGTTATGGTTTCATTCATGTCAACAAAGATAATGATGGCCATGGTGATTTGAGCCGCACACCGAAGAAAAGCTTTTATTGGTACAAAAACGTGATTGCTTCCAATGGTGAGGAACTGTAA
- a CDS encoding YafY family protein gives MEHNRLFRILLLLLEKKKTTAPELARLFEVSVRTVYRDIDRLSAAGIPVYTTTGKHGGIHLMDHYVMDKSLLSEDEQNEILLGLYSVSAIPHLNSARMLSRLTTLFDHKLDWIEFEYSPWGSIPEQEMELFNQVKQAIFASQLLSFHYIDSNGEASEETALPVKLIFKNNTWYFKGLKQSKPAASHSLDTFVTYKIKRITGLRFVHGGYERTLAAPVRNGKMNEDITQGEHRDTLGQPEPIQIKLLFDQSIAYRVYDVLDPAMIRQRADGTLRVSFQAEEGERLYSFLMSFGSKVTVTEPAAVREELLCRHQEAAAHLLANDGREMHDDDRI, from the coding sequence ATGGAACATAACCGATTATTCCGAATACTGCTGCTGCTGCTGGAAAAAAAGAAAACAACTGCCCCGGAGCTTGCGCGCCTGTTCGAAGTTTCAGTTCGCACCGTATACCGGGATATTGATCGCCTGAGTGCCGCAGGTATTCCCGTCTATACTACAACGGGCAAACACGGCGGCATTCATCTGATGGATCACTATGTCATGGACAAGTCGCTGCTGAGCGAGGATGAACAAAATGAAATTTTGCTGGGCTTGTACAGCGTCAGTGCCATTCCCCACCTGAACAGCGCCCGCATGCTGAGCAGGTTAACGACTCTTTTTGATCATAAACTGGACTGGATTGAATTTGAGTACTCTCCTTGGGGCAGTATCCCTGAGCAGGAGATGGAGCTGTTTAATCAGGTGAAACAGGCGATATTCGCCAGTCAACTGCTCTCGTTTCACTATATCGATTCCAATGGAGAGGCCAGTGAGGAGACTGCTCTGCCGGTCAAGCTGATCTTTAAGAACAATACATGGTACTTCAAAGGTTTGAAGCAATCCAAGCCTGCGGCATCCCATTCGCTCGACACCTTCGTCACCTACAAAATCAAACGGATTACAGGGCTGCGCTTTGTTCACGGCGGATATGAACGTACTCTCGCAGCACCCGTAAGAAATGGAAAAATGAATGAGGACATTACACAAGGAGAACATAGAGACACTCTGGGACAGCCTGAACCCATCCAGATTAAACTTCTGTTTGATCAATCCATCGCCTACCGGGTTTATGATGTGCTTGATCCTGCCATGATTCGGCAGAGAGCAGATGGAACGCTGCGGGTCTCTTTTCAAGCCGAGGAGGGTGAGCGGCTGTACTCTTTTCTAATGTCCTTTGGCTCCAAAGTAACGGTAACAGAACCTGCAGCTGTACGCGAGGAGCTGCTTTGCAGGCATCAGGAAGCTGCCGCGCATTTATTGGCAAATGATGGGCGGGAAATGCACGATGATGATAGAATATAG
- a CDS encoding class I SAM-dependent methyltransferase — MNQQIRLNNVERFKGFGTLYDQNRPSAPPEVVDILTNYLGTSPRFVADVGCGTGLSTWIWLDHASRVIGVEPSDDMRSTATAKWEAAGKPEQLRFASGMSDDLGLPDDSVDIITCSQSFHWMEPQSTLREFARVLRPGGIFAAYDCDWPPVLDWQLEAAYQQLVSTADELASHLSSEAQQAHKWNKEGHLQQIRESGLFRYSREIVFHHYEQFTADRYANLALSQGGLQTALKLGAAEVNDMAEHFRRQAELVFAGKSKEALFSYRMRIGIV, encoded by the coding sequence ATGAATCAGCAGATTAGGCTCAATAACGTGGAACGTTTTAAAGGATTTGGCACACTGTATGATCAGAATAGACCCTCCGCTCCCCCTGAAGTCGTCGATATTCTGACCAATTATTTGGGCACCTCGCCGCGCTTCGTCGCAGATGTTGGCTGTGGTACAGGGCTGTCCACTTGGATCTGGCTGGACCATGCGTCGCGAGTGATCGGTGTGGAACCCAGTGATGACATGCGCTCCACTGCCACAGCCAAGTGGGAAGCCGCAGGCAAGCCGGAGCAGCTTCGCTTCGCATCAGGCATGTCCGACGATCTTGGCCTGCCGGATGACAGTGTGGATATTATCACCTGCTCCCAATCGTTTCACTGGATGGAGCCGCAATCTACCCTGCGTGAGTTCGCGAGGGTGCTGCGGCCAGGCGGCATTTTTGCTGCCTACGACTGCGACTGGCCTCCCGTGCTGGACTGGCAGCTTGAAGCTGCATACCAGCAGCTCGTGAGCACAGCGGATGAGCTCGCTTCACATCTATCGAGTGAGGCGCAGCAGGCACATAAATGGAATAAGGAAGGCCATCTGCAGCAGATTAGGGAGTCCGGTCTGTTCCGCTACAGCCGGGAGATTGTCTTTCATCATTATGAGCAGTTTACGGCGGATCGCTATGCTAATCTGGCACTTAGTCAAGGCGGACTGCAGACAGCTCTCAAGCTGGGCGCAGCAGAAGTGAACGACATGGCGGAGCATTTCAGACGTCAGGCAGAGCTTGTTTTTGCCGGAAAATCAAAAGAAGCACTTTTCTCTTACCGTATGCGAATCGGGATTGTATAA
- a CDS encoding restriction endonuclease, protein MNWSENLILWAVAGIVLLLLLTWIIRRIVYRGQRIRSEANPHKITIKDIDKMEDGSEFELYLYNLFKRLGYDEVHKTTSSRDFGADLVFVDRMGRRNVVQAKRYGANHPVGLSAVQEIYTSMRYYEAERSIVLTSARYTDACRTLAAVNGVKLLDREDLMDLIVLFKSRRLDEAMDLIEEQDHEPIETWHSRRKRT, encoded by the coding sequence ATGAATTGGAGTGAGAATCTAATCTTATGGGCAGTCGCGGGAATCGTCCTGTTATTGCTGCTAACCTGGATTATACGCCGAATCGTTTATCGCGGACAGCGAATACGAAGCGAGGCGAATCCCCACAAAATTACGATTAAAGATATCGATAAAATGGAAGACGGGTCAGAGTTCGAATTATATTTATACAACCTGTTCAAGCGGCTGGGCTATGACGAGGTCCATAAAACGACGAGCAGCCGGGATTTCGGAGCTGACCTCGTTTTTGTAGATCGAATGGGCAGGCGCAATGTGGTGCAGGCCAAACGATACGGGGCGAATCATCCGGTTGGTCTCAGTGCGGTGCAGGAGATTTATACGTCGATGCGTTATTATGAGGCCGAGCGGTCCATCGTGCTGACGTCTGCCCGTTACACGGATGCATGCCGAACGCTGGCCGCAGTCAATGGGGTGAAGCTGCTGGACCGGGAAGACTTGATGGACCTGATCGTTTTGTTCAAATCGCGAAGGCTGGACGAAGCGATGGACCTGATCGAAGAGCAGGATCATGAACCGATCGAGACGTGGCATTCTCGCCGCAAGCGTACTTGA
- the fabV gene encoding enoyl-ACP reductase FabV, which produces MIIKPRTRGFICTTSHPVGCAAQVREQIDYVKSKPAIQGPRNVLVIGASTGYGLASRIVSAFGAGANTIGIYRPSSSTDKRTASAGWYNSAAFEKAADAAGLKSYSITGDAFANETRAKAIELIRSELGQVDLVVYSVASARRTDPNTGEVFNSVLKPIGQSYTNKTVNFHTGEISSVTLEPATEEEIRQTVNVMGGEDWELWIDALQQGGVLADDATTIAFSYIGPELTHAIYRDGSIGQAKAHLEASARSMHERLSKTGGRAYVTVAKALVTQSSSAIPVVPLYISALYKVMKEKGLHEGCIEQLQRLFADRLYAGGDVPTDEQGRIRIDDWEMKADVQEEVAKIWNELTTENIYDLSDLEGYRREFFQLFGFETDGVDYEADVDPNVEVPHLVQS; this is translated from the coding sequence ATGATTATTAAACCAAGAACACGCGGTTTTATCTGTACAACTTCTCATCCTGTCGGCTGTGCGGCACAAGTCCGGGAACAGATTGATTATGTAAAATCAAAGCCAGCGATTCAGGGACCTCGCAACGTGCTCGTCATTGGAGCATCTACAGGTTATGGACTGGCTTCACGCATCGTGTCCGCTTTTGGAGCAGGAGCGAATACAATCGGCATTTATCGCCCTTCCAGTTCTACGGATAAACGGACAGCTTCCGCAGGATGGTATAATTCCGCGGCATTTGAGAAGGCTGCTGATGCAGCTGGCCTGAAATCATACAGCATCACGGGGGATGCTTTTGCCAATGAAACCCGGGCAAAAGCCATTGAGCTGATCCGCAGCGAACTGGGTCAGGTGGATCTGGTCGTATACAGCGTGGCTTCGGCGCGCCGTACGGATCCGAATACAGGCGAAGTTTTTAACTCGGTGCTGAAGCCGATCGGACAATCCTACACGAACAAAACGGTAAATTTCCATACAGGCGAGATTAGTTCGGTTACGCTCGAACCTGCCACGGAAGAAGAGATTCGTCAGACCGTCAACGTAATGGGCGGCGAAGACTGGGAGCTGTGGATAGATGCACTGCAGCAGGGCGGCGTACTTGCAGACGACGCAACGACTATTGCTTTCTCTTATATCGGACCTGAGCTGACGCATGCGATCTATCGCGATGGCTCCATTGGTCAGGCGAAGGCTCACCTGGAAGCATCTGCACGCAGCATGCATGAGCGTCTGAGCAAAACAGGTGGACGTGCTTACGTTACCGTAGCCAAAGCGCTTGTTACCCAGTCCAGCTCTGCCATTCCAGTCGTGCCGCTGTATATTTCCGCGCTGTACAAAGTGATGAAGGAAAAAGGACTGCATGAAGGATGTATCGAACAGCTGCAGCGGCTGTTTGCAGATCGTCTGTATGCTGGCGGTGATGTGCCGACAGACGAGCAGGGGCGCATTCGAATCGATGATTGGGAGATGAAAGCAGACGTACAGGAGGAAGTAGCGAAGATCTGGAACGAGCTGACAACAGAGAACATCTACGACCTGTCTGATCTCGAAGGCTACCGCCGCGAGTTCTTCCAACTGTTCGGTTTTGAGACCGATGGTGTCGACTATGAAGCCGATGTTGACCCTAACGTGGAAGTTCCCCACCTCGTTCAATCCTAG
- a CDS encoding AraC family transcriptional regulator: MEQFSYKRSEDVLALSASFTDFAYKKHCHEEYAVGVTLRGIQQYHLDGHYQASHPNGVMLFNREQFHDGSSYDKEGIDYVMLYLKPELVEEIMGKKELRFSTPIVYDPKLARSILMLNDAVQHRQDEAECSTRLFDLVHMLAREEQPSKLWKPQDSLVRKAKEIMFCSTANVLKLDNLSAEFGLSKFQFIREFKAHAGISPYQFFLNCKVEHARQSLEKHKDIYAAVADCGFVDLTHLNRHFKRVFGVTAYDYMLQLQR, encoded by the coding sequence ATGGAACAGTTTAGCTACAAACGATCCGAAGACGTGCTGGCTCTGTCCGCCAGCTTCACCGATTTCGCCTATAAAAAACACTGTCATGAGGAATATGCTGTAGGGGTAACCCTGCGCGGGATTCAGCAATATCATCTGGACGGTCACTATCAGGCTTCACATCCGAACGGCGTCATGCTGTTTAACCGGGAGCAGTTCCATGATGGAAGTTCGTATGATAAAGAGGGTATTGATTATGTGATGCTTTACCTGAAGCCCGAATTAGTTGAAGAGATTATGGGTAAAAAAGAACTTCGCTTCTCCACGCCTATCGTTTATGATCCGAAGCTTGCCCGAAGTATTCTGATGCTGAACGATGCCGTGCAGCACAGACAGGATGAAGCCGAGTGCAGCACCCGGCTCTTCGATCTGGTGCATATGCTTGCCCGGGAAGAACAGCCCTCAAAGCTCTGGAAGCCTCAGGACAGTCTCGTTCGCAAAGCAAAAGAAATCATGTTTTGCAGCACGGCTAATGTGCTGAAACTGGATAATCTGTCTGCTGAATTCGGCCTCTCCAAATTTCAATTTATTCGAGAGTTCAAGGCCCATGCTGGAATTTCGCCCTATCAATTTTTTCTGAACTGCAAGGTTGAGCATGCCCGCCAATCCCTTGAGAAACACAAAGACATCTATGCCGCTGTAGCCGACTGCGGCTTTGTGGATCTGACTCATCTGAACAGACACTTCAAGCGAGTATTCGGTGTTACCGCGTATGATTATATGTTACAGCTCCAGCGTTAA
- a CDS encoding XRE family transcriptional regulator: MLKERIEFLSKRKQISRKDLVEGLVTQAHFANILAERYPLPEDLAESIAKRLGVGASYLLQTAVQDEQTLARAEAVFAQMAVPASAIPEETVHALQDRDDSLTVELTTALMKAVYYQQLNDAAAHEYIHTSYLNFYLEKYGRPDDVQLPRPLAKALLFYKIQYYRSKMAFVDVLTHATRLGGLTEPGSELWLSIQNIQMEAYIQTRQYEEAKRTFEQTMKHVYDQRLFHRLSGLYVAYSGYCFTMGLVQEALSALSMAEASLVYAGNPGDLVTAIANNRIVMLTMSGDLDLAQAEIERFDTLLHAETEETRQAMKPLLLVYRCEVASARKSWGMLAQSVDQLLNCAVTEDQKMNAIFYQSQLALAHGEQEAFLNHAQACLPYFESVQQSMRLEALYEGMAVVSEDQRKYKEAAAYYRKLVYLLRKSS, encoded by the coding sequence ATGTTGAAAGAACGGATCGAGTTTCTAAGCAAAAGAAAACAAATTTCGCGTAAAGACCTTGTGGAAGGTCTGGTTACGCAGGCACATTTTGCGAATATTCTGGCTGAGCGTTACCCGCTGCCGGAGGATTTGGCTGAGAGCATTGCCAAACGCCTGGGCGTAGGTGCTTCCTATCTGCTGCAGACGGCTGTGCAGGATGAGCAGACATTGGCCCGGGCAGAAGCGGTATTTGCACAGATGGCGGTGCCAGCCTCGGCGATCCCCGAGGAGACGGTACATGCACTCCAGGATCGGGACGATTCGCTTACCGTAGAGCTGACAACCGCTCTTATGAAGGCGGTATATTATCAGCAGCTGAATGATGCGGCTGCGCATGAATATATACATACATCCTATTTGAATTTTTATCTGGAGAAATACGGCCGTCCGGATGACGTGCAGCTGCCTCGGCCGCTGGCCAAGGCACTTCTTTTCTACAAAATTCAGTATTATCGCTCCAAAATGGCTTTTGTCGATGTGCTTACGCATGCAACCAGACTGGGCGGCCTGACGGAACCCGGCAGTGAACTATGGCTGTCTATACAGAATATCCAGATGGAGGCATATATTCAGACCCGGCAGTATGAAGAAGCGAAGCGTACGTTCGAACAGACGATGAAGCATGTGTATGATCAGCGGCTGTTTCATCGCCTGTCCGGTCTGTATGTGGCTTACAGCGGTTATTGCTTTACAATGGGACTGGTACAGGAAGCTTTGTCGGCATTATCGATGGCCGAAGCGAGTTTAGTGTATGCAGGGAATCCCGGAGATCTGGTAACCGCGATTGCAAACAACCGCATTGTGATGTTAACGATGTCAGGTGATCTGGATCTGGCACAGGCGGAGATTGAGCGTTTCGACACCCTGCTGCATGCAGAAACAGAGGAGACACGGCAGGCAATGAAGCCGCTGCTGCTGGTGTATCGCTGTGAGGTTGCATCCGCCCGCAAAAGCTGGGGCATGCTGGCGCAGAGCGTAGATCAGCTGTTAAACTGTGCTGTAACCGAGGATCAGAAGATGAACGCCATTTTCTATCAAAGCCAACTGGCGCTGGCACATGGTGAACAGGAGGCATTCTTAAACCATGCTCAGGCCTGTCTTCCTTACTTTGAATCGGTCCAGCAGTCGATGCGCCTGGAAGCTTTATATGAAGGAATGGCTGTAGTGAGCGAGGATCAGCGAAAGTATAAGGAAGCGGCAGCATATTATCGCAAACTGGTGTATTTGCTGCGGAAATCTTCCTGA
- a CDS encoding substrate-binding domain-containing protein, which produces MKKMLLIYIVLIAAFALYVLRFEYTSQVDSSWENRGLRGDLGETYMMITFQSGLEYWKSPLKGFEDAADALGVTVEYRGATRYDAKEQTTVIEQAIARKPAGIAISAIDPKSLIPAINKAVEADIPVILFDADAPGSKSYSFLGTDNYKAGVTAADKMAELLGREGEVAVLTLPGQQNHEERTKGFRETIEQRYPSMQVVEVADGHGDTLKSRDETMRLMKAHPKLAGIFVTEATAGAGAGEAVQNAGSSHGQKLHIISFDTNKATLDLIQNGTISATIAQGTWNMGYWSLQYLFHLHHHLTVPAPSPSGENAPLPVTVDTGISVVTRSNVDDYYAK; this is translated from the coding sequence ATGAAAAAAATGCTGCTGATCTATATTGTGCTGATTGCGGCGTTTGCCCTTTATGTTTTGAGATTTGAATATACCAGTCAGGTGGACAGCTCGTGGGAAAACCGCGGACTGCGCGGTGATCTGGGTGAAACGTACATGATGATCACGTTCCAGTCGGGTCTGGAATATTGGAAGAGTCCGTTGAAAGGTTTTGAGGATGCTGCGGATGCGCTTGGCGTGACCGTCGAATACCGCGGGGCTACACGGTATGATGCAAAGGAACAGACCACCGTGATTGAGCAGGCCATTGCACGCAAACCCGCAGGCATCGCTATATCGGCGATTGATCCGAAATCATTGATTCCGGCCATCAACAAAGCAGTGGAAGCAGACATTCCTGTGATCCTGTTTGACGCAGATGCACCGGGGAGTAAGTCATATTCTTTTTTGGGGACAGATAACTACAAGGCAGGCGTAACGGCAGCGGATAAAATGGCCGAACTGCTCGGCCGTGAAGGAGAAGTGGCTGTATTAACGCTGCCGGGACAGCAGAATCATGAGGAAAGAACGAAAGGATTCCGTGAAACGATTGAGCAGCGATATCCTTCCATGCAAGTGGTTGAAGTGGCAGATGGACATGGGGATACACTTAAATCCCGGGATGAAACAATGCGCTTGATGAAGGCACATCCAAAGCTGGCAGGTATATTTGTTACTGAGGCCACAGCAGGCGCTGGGGCTGGCGAAGCGGTGCAAAATGCAGGTTCAAGCCATGGTCAGAAACTGCATATTATTTCTTTTGACACGAATAAAGCAACGCTGGATCTAATCCAAAACGGCACGATATCCGCTACGATTGCACAAGGAACCTGGAACATGGGATATTGGTCGCTTCAGTATCTGTTCCATCTGCATCATCATCTAACCGTACCCGCGCCTTCACCTTCCGGGGAAAATGCACCCCTTCCTGTTACGGTCGATACGGGGATCTCGGTCGTAACCCGTTCAAATGTGGATGATTATTATGCCAAATAA
- a CDS encoding phosphatase PAP2 family protein translates to MKHNRTQKISIPLLAAALCLFAFISTALSISDNQIHRFDAVLIDRIQGMESPGMTQFMQFFTWIGSELQVVVITVIVMFVLYAFLRHRSELLFLASVLAGSTLLNTVIKLVFQRARPTINRIIEVSGYSFPSGHSMAAFSLYGGLAFLIWKHIPSFAGRVCMIAASAAFILMIGISRIYLGVHYPSDIVGGYFLSGCWLFTCIWFYRRHLQRLSRRHAKSFA, encoded by the coding sequence TTGAAGCATAATCGAACGCAAAAAATCTCTATTCCGCTGCTCGCTGCAGCGTTATGCCTCTTCGCTTTTATCAGCACCGCACTCTCCATCAGCGATAATCAAATTCACCGCTTTGATGCTGTGCTGATCGACCGGATTCAGGGCATGGAATCGCCGGGCATGACTCAGTTCATGCAGTTCTTTACCTGGATTGGCAGTGAACTTCAGGTGGTTGTCATTACCGTTATTGTCATGTTCGTGCTTTATGCCTTTCTGCGCCACAGAAGCGAGCTGCTCTTTCTGGCCAGCGTGCTTGCCGGTTCTACTCTGCTGAACACCGTGATCAAGCTGGTGTTTCAAAGAGCTCGCCCAACCATTAACCGCATTATCGAAGTTAGCGGATACAGCTTCCCCAGTGGACATTCCATGGCTGCATTCAGCCTGTATGGCGGACTGGCCTTTCTCATCTGGAAACATATCCCGAGCTTTGCCGGGCGGGTATGTATGATTGCAGCCAGTGCTGCTTTTATCCTGATGATCGGCATTAGCCGGATCTATCTGGGCGTGCATTACCCTAGTGACATCGTTGGCGGCTACTTTCTGAGCGGGTGCTGGTTATTCACCTGCATCTGGTTCTATAGACGCCACCTGCAGCGGCTGTCCCGACGGCATGCCAAAAGCTTCGCATAG